TCTTGAAAATGAAGTGTCAATGAGATTGCAACCTTGCATATCAAATCATTTAAGAATTTTCTTAATATAGTGTTCTTGTGAAAGGGCCACTAGTTTGTGAGAATGATCTCTCCAAGAATGTAAGATGCATGCTTCTCCcatatctttcatctcaaacatAGATGACAACCATCTTTTAATGGTTTGAACAaactcaaaatcatttttagctATAAGTATACCATCcatgtataaatattataacacatatttatctttatgCTTCTTAATGTAAACACAATGGTCCTCATCAATCATTGTGAGATCATATGAAGTTATTCCACAATGAAATATTAAGTACAACTACCTGGAtgattgtttaaggccataaatcaattaatttaacaTGCACGCTTTGTGTTCTTGGCCTTAGATAATGAAACCTATTAGTTATTCCACATAGATCTCTTCATTCAACTCTCTACTAAGGAAAGTTGTCTTATCATCCATTTGGTGTAGCTTTAAATCCATATGAGCTACTATAGCTAAAATGAGGCGAATCAAGGTAAACCTAATTACTGGAATGAAGGGTTCCTCATAGTTTATACCCCTTTGAAGGGTATAACCTTTAGCCACTAGTGAagctttataatttttaatggaTTCATctactttttgttttattttaagaacCCATTTTCCTCAATAACTTTTCAATCTAAAAGCATGAATTTTTTTGCATTAACTGAAATTCCccttccattatttttttccattcatccTTAGTTGGACAAGTAAGAGCCTTATGAACCAACTTAGGTTCAACATCATTATATTGAGTTACAATATCAACTTCCCCTTTAATTTCAAATCATCATTAAGGAATAATTTGTCAAGAAATTTTTCTCAACATCTACTTTATTACTCTACTAGCTATAAGGACTAGTTTACTCCCACTCAATTCAAGCATCAACTATACATTGTTCGAGTGTGGATCATATATCAAGATCCATCATTTCATAAAGATGTAAATGCCTATCAATCTCACCTATACATGAGATATCATCCTCTAAGAACATGACATGTCATGATTCTAATTTAGTTACCGTTCCATTTTCATGCTCATTTCTAAACACATAACCTTTGGAGTGTTCACTGTATCTTATAAAGATGCATTTCCTTCATCTAAACCTAATTTTCCATAATTATAAGAAGGATTGTGAACATAAGCTGTTGAGCCCTAAGGTTGTAAATTCCTAAgattagatttttgtttatttcgTAACTCATATGGAGTAGATGAAACATACCTTGAGGGTACTTAGTTAAGTACATGATTAACAGTTAACAACGCATATCCCTAACATGAATTACTTGAGCTATCATTAACTTAACCATGTCTAACAATGTTTTATTTCTCCTCTCAACAACATCGTTTTGTTGTAGAGTCCTTAGAATAGTCAATTGTCTACTAATACCATTTTCATcatataaatctttaaattACCCCGATAGATATTTTCTGCCTTGGTCTATTCTTAATGCTTTAATCTTTTTATTCAACTAGTTCTCAAATATATTAATGTAGCACTTGAAACAATCTAATACTTTTGACTTATGAGAAATTAGTTAAACATGATTGTAACGAGTAAAGTTATCTATAAATGTGATGAAGTACAAAGAGTCATGCCTTGCTCTACCACTTATGGGACCACAGATGTCATAATGGATTAATTGCAATGGTGTTTCAACTTTGATTCCTTTTTttgaatggtttttttttttttttatcaactaaACAATATTTTCAAGTTGGCATATCAATTTTAGTCAATTGACCTAGAAGATTTTCTTTAATTAGTCTATTTATTCTTTCTTGTCCAATATGCCAAAGTTTTGCATGTCATATGATTACATTATCACATATATTTCTAGAAATAGTCATCCATCAACAAATAATAACTTAAACAACACATAGTTATTAATGTCAAGAACCACAAAACCATCCAAAATGAATCTTTTTCTACTATCTACTTTGGAAGCATTACAAATTTCATTGATTACATGCAAACTAAACAATTGGACTTACTTGTTGTTTGTGACATAGGAACTATTTTTGGGCAAGATAGGTTGTGGAATAAGTCCACCTCATGATAAGATCATTCAAATAATAGATTGAGAATCCCAAGCTAGCATATAGGGACAACCTCTTAGTCAAGAGCAACAAGTTGGGGAGTCTAGCAAAGAGATTGACCATAGTATAAATACACCTAGGAGTCTCACTTGGGGTTAGATCTCCAGTGGTGAAGTACGATGTTAGAATTTTACAACAAACAATTTGGGATTTGTGTGCTACCTGTTTACATTACTTCCAATTAATGGTTGGTGACCCATAAAAAGGGCACATTACTTGTATAGAGTTGAAGTAGCAATCCATGTCAACTCCATAGAAAGCTTATTTTAAGGTATACAAACCTATAAGACCAAATGCAACATGAAAGGCTCTTAGATAATAGCATTACATGACATCACAATCCAATTATTAGTTGACCTTAAACTGAAAAATCCTTCATTTAACTTAGCTTACTGTTAAACAAAGTTGGGATGCAAGTATGAAGAATAATCTACAGAGGTCCATCGATTAAAATTGCAAATCAACTCAATCCAAGAGGCATCGAAGTAGTGGAACAGAGCGTGTGCATCATCTACCACTCCTTGTTTGCATAAAAAAGAGTTACCTATGTTGCCTTAAGGTTCAACCAGCATAGGAAACCTAATCGAACATCTTCATCATTGTCAGAAACTCATGATACTAATACATAACCGTGAAAGATTATCTTGAGTTTCTCTTATCAACTTATGATGACTTACTTTTATATGGTTCCACTAATTGCCCGGATAATCAATACATAGCTCTACCAGCTTTGTGAACTATTCCTAAAACAATATGCCTACAACACTCGAATAAGGCAAAGTACAAACTATCTTGTTGATGTAAGGTAAGAACCCAAGAAGTCCTCAAGAAAAATTGTTTATTAGTTCATATTAGAAATAATGCAAGTAGGAAACAACGATTAAAGAACAATGATAGAGGCCTTTAGAAAAGCCCTACCTCCAAGAAGTCCACTATTTAGGTTATTAGTAAAGGATAACCTGCCCATAAGACCATGACTAAGGAAACACTCAAGCATCGATCAAATCAAGTTGATCACAACGTGACTAAAGAAGGAGCAATTTGGGTTATACAAGGCTTGGCAAATACTAATTGGTACAAGAAGTTCACCCAACATACTCTTTGATGACTATTTTCAACAAATGAAGAGGTCATGACTCCAACTTGAATTATAGGCTCTTATGGAGGATCTTTTTATGCCCTATACTAGCTCGACTTGAAGCAAAAGCTAGACTAGTCCAAACTATAGCTTCACTTTTGGTGAAAAGTCTCATTGGCCTTACACCGCCATTCTTTAACAACCTTTGGCACATTTTGTGGGTATGGTAATTTCCACTTGCCCTAAAAAACTAGAACTAGAACAAGTTAAAGAACCCTCAATTATCTTGCGGGCTTACTCAACTAAGAGCAAAGGAGCATTGACCTTCATGCTAATTTATCAACAATGATAAGCATGTACCTACAACCAACAAGTCAAAAGTCTTACATATACTAAAGTATGTATTCAAAATGACCTCATAAGATGTGTGTTGGTAGTGTCAACTTGATGGTAACAAAATGCACCAAACTTGGAATTATGCTCACCTAAAAAGGTACCATGCTTAAACTACAATATTTCATACTACCTATTTTAAGTATTTCTTATATCAACAATAGAATCTTTacattaatcaattatgagaTTGGAAAAAACTGGGCGTGCAGACCTCCAAGAAAAGTCTTACATAGACCATGCTTAAGCCCCAACACTAGAAGATAGTTCTCATAGGAAGTTAACCTCAACAAATAGAGCTTCCCTAGTCTACAAACTTAGAGTTATGATCGTCTTGTAGGACAACCAAAACAAGCACATGGTCCGACACAAAGGACTAGTCACCTCGGCAAGAAGTCTAGGTCATAGCTCAACCTCTCCCCTTAGCCAAGAGATAAGGTCCAAAGCTTGCAACGGTGCAACATAGAAGCCTGCAACAATGCAACATAAAAGCCTACAACAATGCAACATAAAAGCCTATAACAATGCAACATAAAAGTTTGCAATAATGCAACATAACAACCTACTATAATGCAGCAAAATAGCCTGGAATAATGCATCAACTTGCAATCACTTTCCCAATCTCGTTAAACATGCATAATTACTACATGGAAtactaacaaaataaaaaaaccatgcaAATTCAAAATTGCCAAGTGTTGTCCAAAACAGGTTACAAGCAAAATCCTATCGCAACGAACTAAAAGCATGATAGATACCACCTCCATCAAGGAGACTTTAGTAGAGGAGTCATGGCAAATGCAAAAGGGTTATGCTTTTTGCCCTCACCACCACAAAGCTTAGCATTGTTTATATTGAAACTCCTGACATAAAGGCACATCAACCTCACACTTGCAGGTGAGGTAGGAAGATTTATATCATAGTTTGATTCGTTTGACTACTAGCTTGAGAGACTCCTAATCATGGTGCTTGCCCTGACCTGATCATCAAATATGGTAAGTGATTATTAGAATCCCCAACTCCAAACGCAAACCTCACCAACAAACATTAGACCCTCGGCAAAAGTGGGGAATTAAACATAAAGGATTTTCCTCATCACCATTCCTAAGGAAAATCGAGACCTAGGCTTGTCCACAGACAATCTCACATTGAATCTTGTGATCCTTCTAAGTCCCTACTTCATTATGTGTAGATCTCAAAAGAATTGTGTCATCACCAATCAATGTTTATCACCTAAGTGAAGTAGAAGACAACCAAGCACAAACCAGAAAGTTGAAGAAATCTAGTGACAAGGAACCACTTCAAATATCAGATCTAAACAAGTCGTCATCCTCAACCTGAACCACATCCACTTGGAACTATCCAATAGGACATGTGGCAtgaaaacaagaacaaaaaacaaagctTTCCATGGCAACTTTCGATCATGCTTCTTGTTTCAGTATGACTCCTCAAACTATACTTTAGCAAGCTCAACATctctgacaaaaaaaaaaaaacaccttctTGACTAGAGATAGTTTGTCAAAGATAAACAACTTAGTTTTTCAAGCCTACTCTTTCAAAGAAACGACCAAGATAAAAAACAACGGCCTGTATAACCATTATTTCTTGACATCATTTTCTTGAAGAAACAACCTTCTATCTTCAACCCTTTGGTTTAGAAGAAGTGGAGGCTGGGGGGGCAGGGGAGAGGGGAGTTGGGGGGAGATGTGGGCGGGGAGAGGTGATGAAGATACAAAAAATCAGCTTACTAGAAAATCACAATAAAGCTACCAAAAAACATCCCACCTCTAGGCAAGGACCTTCATGTGAGTACTCATCGAGGTCTACCCAAATAGAAGACTTGACATTAAAGAAAGGAAGTCGACTAAACTTGGCACCTTGCATGATAAGGCTGAAAAAGCCTACAAAAAAGCTTGCAAAAAGCATGCCCCTTTACAAGAATAACCTGCACCTACATGAGAGGAAGACCTGCAAAGGAAATCACAAGCAACAAAGAGACAGGGAGTCCTTCCCTCTTTGAAAAACTCTCTTTGAATCCAAAAACCCTTTTTCTATATTGAGAAACCTTCTTTGTACCCATAAATGgtggaataaatttttttattatctataaaGAATTTTAGCTTCTTCAAGTTAGGTTCCTTGTGCgtattcgtttttttttctttgtttgtttatttgtttaaattctttttttttttttttttttgggagataGACTGTTGTTGGCCTACCATCTATCAGCCTTGTGTTATCTGGGCAACAATCCCCGACAGTTAAGGGAAGTGAGTATCTTTTATTTGATAGGTGTAGAGAATCCTTGAAAATGATACAACAATGTTGAAATTGTGATGTTAATCTAGCATACAGTTCATTGGCATGTCAGACCAAGCTCACACTTGTAGTCAGTGTTGAACATTCATTCCAATGTGGCAGTTGGGTAGGGGAAAAAGTTAAGCCTGGTAAATGATGTACACCATAGATAAGGAAAAACACTCTGGGAGCTGGTGTAGCAAAAATTACTCAGGTATGATATATATGTTATGTTAGGATCTTGAATGGTGAACAAAATTAGTGAGTGTGCCAAAAATTACCGAggtatatatattatatttaatattcatttttcttctgaAAACTTTTTATCTTCTTCTCTATCTGGGTTTTTTTGGCACTCCAAGATTCAAGGAGAGCATAAAACTAAAATGGAGAAATGTAGAAAAGTACGCTGACAAGATGTACAAATGATAGAATATGAATCGCTTGAAACTTTGATAAGACTGTTCAAATTACACTACACATTGAAACACAAAGGGTAATCACTCAGTGATAACAATGGCCATGTAATTAATGACTGTAATGTAATAAAACTCAATTCTgtactttcatttattttttatttaaattcttaaactttttttttttggatgcaACATAGACTTGAAACTTTAAAGAGCtgcaactctctctctctctctctctctctctctctctctctctctctctctctatatatatatatatatatatatatatatatatatatatatatatatatatatatatatatatatataaaagattattttttattaaagaaattcaGTAAAACccctataaaataatacttgggaaattaagagaaataattatcttaatggattattgatttattaatcGATCAATAAATgactatttattaatttataaaaagtgTTATGTTTCTAATATATATTACTTATACATGTACAAcatataaatctaaaaataacgAACGTAATAAAAAGTTAATACATAAaagcttaattttaaaaaatattattatcttatacatTTAAGGAAGTTATTGAGTTAACACACCCATTCCGGTTGAAACtgaaagattttattatttaagtaagtttattaatttatttaacattCATTTCTCGAGAttctatgaataaaaaaaacttatctaaCAAACTTATAAATGTTAGATTACATAAGAGACattagttttataaaatattatactatccatatattaaattatttgggTCTTTTCTTTGActacttattataaaaaaaaatctgaataGGAGAAGTTATTTAAcgtttaaacataatttaatattaacgTCACGTCaagaaaaaagttttaatgGTTAAATTAAGATCCCAGCTATCCTTCATGGTGCTTAGTAGTATATTGATGAAGATAACACCAGGCAGATAAACTTCCATAGACTTTAATCAAGATCCCAGCTACATATGGGTACGGAAAACCCATCCACCAAATCTATTTGATTATTTGGAAGTGATGGATGAGAAGTTGAACTAACAACACAAAGCTCTTCCCAATCCCAACAACTCAGCTTAGGTTCCCATAATCTCCCACACGCTGCATCACATAAGCATTATCCCTCATCTATAAAACCCCAAAGCCAACCCTTGTATGCAAACCATTCTCAGAAGAAACTTCTACCCTCATTCAGAACTCTCAGTCTTTTAGCAATTCAGAAATGGCTCATCACCATGAACCATCCATTCTGTTGCCTCTGCTGCTCATCACTCTGTCCCTAATGAGTGGCAAAGAAGTTCTTGCATCTCGTCACCTTCTCGAAACCGCATTGCCTACGGTTCCTGAGCTTCATAAGGTGGAATTGCCACCTCTTCCTACACTCCCTACTTTGCCTAAATTTGAACTGCCACCTCTGCCTCATGTCCCAACTCTACAAGAACCCCAGCTGCCGACTTTGCCCAAGCCTGAATTGCCAACCGTTCCACATGTCCCAGCTTTGGAGAAGCCTGAACTGCCAGAATTGCCTAGTCTGCCCCATCTACCTGACCTGCCTAAGCCCACACTACCTACCATCCCAACCCTTCCAAAGGACATACCCTTCCCTTCTCTTTCCCCACCCCACTCAACCACTAGCCCTTGAGCTTTTCCCGTGCTGAGTTTCATATCATCATCGCAGTCTTATTAGATTTTCGGATGGAGTAGAGATTGATATGGGAAGGAATCCTTAAAATCCAGGGTTGCACTCTGGTTCATATGTGTGTGGATTGGTGCTGATAGTTGTGTGGAGTCTGTTTTCGTTTATAGTTTTCTGTTGGCATGTACTGATTTGTGATTGTGGTTGATTTTTGAGGGGGTGTCTGATGTGTGAAAATGGGTTCTGATTGAAGTTACTTGTATACTTTCAtggttattaattatttatggttCCTGTTTTCTCGCAAATACCTTTTGAAGTGGAAGTAAAAGTACAAACAACAATCTAGCCGCTGATTAGATGTTCATAATATCCAGAACAATATTGAGTTAATGGAGCGGTTTGCATCCCATCACCCAATTGTTGCCATGAAAGGGTGGCATAAACCATTCAATGATAATAAAGCCCTGATGACTATCTTGTGAAAATAatagtataataataattaataagaattatcacaattatttcatttcaaaaccAGCAGCTTATTTATGGGGTGCAGCCACTGCTTAATTATCTACCTCAGAACTTGGTAAAAGGTTTGGTGGTGCTAAACTTTTagagaattaattttcatttctcttcCAAGAAACACACAAAAGCCTAAAATTATGCATCCTGGAGAAGAATGTGCATTGGAATTTGGAACTATCCGctgtataaattttttgttaatgagATATTTTGGGTGATGTGCAGTTGCTGACATTGTTATGGAGGAACAAGAACTTATCAGTTGAAATCCTAATCGGGTTTATGATCGTCTGGTTTCTTTTCGAAGTTTTAGAGTACCATTTTATTACCCTTCTCTGTGTTACAGCATGATCTTCCTGATGCTTGCAATTTTCATTTGGTCTGATGGGGCAGGATTCATAAATTGGTAATATTTTGGTCCTAGGCATGCCAGATGACCACAGATCACCTCTCTAACATCTATTCTGAATCCTAGGctcctttttctcttctaacaaaCAGACTTGACTAGCCACTTTGGTTATATCAGGTACTGATAATGAGGCAAGTTTTAAAGCAGCCAATATGTTGTTGATGGAGAAGTGGAAGCATTTGTTTTGGCCTCCTTGTGCAACCCACtgtattgatttaatgcttgaagatTATTGCAAGCATGAAGCAGATTAAGGAGACATTAGATCAGGCTAAGATGATCACAAGATTTATTTGTAATAGTTGAAAGTAGTaaatttgatgaaagtgttcaccAAGGATAGATGTTAAAGCCAGGAATAACCCATTTTGCCACTGAATTCTTTTCACTTGAGAGTTTTATACGTTATGAGGCTAATTTAAAGAGAATGTGTACAACAAATGAGTGAtgtgaattcaataaagataggagTAGAAAAAGCCTAAGAGATAAGGTATCCAACCTTATCTTAACTTATCTATTTTGGAAGAAAACAGGGgaagttcaaaccatcatggaacctctcatcaaagtattgaaaatggttgatcaagataaaaagcccacactatcaatcatttatgaagcaatggatagaGCTAAATTGGCTATCAAGGCATTGGTTAAGCAATGAGAAAagtattgggaagtcattgataGAAGGTGGGAAGGTCAATTGCACAGACATTTGCATGCTGCAGGTAATAacactacaacaaaaataatttatggtgtcactatttatggtgtcacttttaaaataatgacaccatatgacttaaaattcataaaggcgacacatcatataaaattttttaattaggatagatgatattaattttaagtttagtgtcagttttaaaaaagtgacaccatataaaataaaaattttaaaatattataactaaatgggcccactttgagaataatgatagaatataaaaaaaaactcattgtttccacattcccacaatccaaaaaaatctcattccataacTCATAACCATAACTTTCTTCTACCTCTCTTCTCACACCCATAGTTCACACACAACTGCTTTTCTCTACTTCATGGACtctcaggtaacccaaaatctctctatcatttttttttcttttttttattaatgccaaaatctttattagcacAACTGATTTACATTCATTGATTTGGTATATTTGTAATGTAGATTGtgtaaatggtgttttttttattgagttgtaggaaagtaaaaattaggtttaacattccaccatatcttttgtttcattgttaaatCCATAAAtcccaaaacaaatgaaaataagataaatgaatgattttttaatatctttcatactcAAAATGAGGGATAAATATTTTAcagtatgaaattttcttttgatcttacaagaaatttattttgatgagattttctatttgttttctaggaatattatagtatattgtGATGAAGATATATATcggtgatatttgaaaaataattttttagaaaattattctcaatattgtcatctcccacaaaaggaaaaatgaaatagtttccaTATCATGTTAGAGTTGGTTTAGAATGTTGGaattaacaatgagaaattaattttattttctatttattaatgtaaatgaattgtttttaaaaatttaaataggaatgaaaatttttataattataaaaatgatcaaatctcatattttgattttttttaaaattcttttacatggtattatggttaatatctcatcttgttctattcattttttttttaattcttaaaatatgttttttgttttttatttttaccttcttttcttattgtttttatatgcgttcaccaaaatttaaagtaatttgagattgatgatgaaatttccctttcaaggttaaaaaatttctataaaatccttttattacataaattttccttccataaaacttttttttttttgaaaaagatattttataattttcttttgattttctatgaaatttcctttaatttgtttattttctaagaatattataatatgttgtgatgaagatattggttggtaatatttggaaaataatttttgagaaaattattctcaatattgtcatctccctcaaaaggattctaaaaatttgttttatttttgttttgttttcttattgtttttatatgcattgaccaaattttggagtaatttgagattgatgatgaaattttcctttcaaggttaggaaatttctataaaatccttttattacaaaaaattttccaatcccttccataaaactcttcattttcttcatttttcttttttctgaaaaagatatttgataatttattgatctaaagaatatcaaaagtaaaatttaaaatattgaatatcttttcctttgatgtttttaatcttttattatttttatttgaacataattttcatatccagattttttattaattattttaattagaaaaaataaatattaattggagttatgactgaaaaattaataatttttatgaaagtttctttaattctttctcatactaatttttctcttaacattttttaataatgaattaggttttttgtcttatatacacaatcttcaagcttgttataatatcatgtcctctcatattagtagttgaaaacatttttatattttgttactaaaattttattttatataattgagatgaaatttaatggacattgttatttcacaaaatgaacattaaaaaaatattgaaattaaaaaaatccttccaagaaataaaaaaatatataaaaagaattaaatgttaaaaatgatttttaaaagcacaatgaattataaaaaaaataaatttaaaaagtgcatattttaagtggaagattactattttctaaaattttagatttattttttgattttctagttttgctttattttttattttcttgaattgtttttatttgagttcaaatgtgattgctttgttatgagattcattaaagagacAATTGCTGATTCTACAATTATTGtattaaaggttttactcatttaatgaattgtatttagtttcatacttccaattattatgatattaatgttattctcattttatttcagttttatgatataaaaaaaaaacatattctcaagtagaatttgatgaaattagaggagaattaacttcttttgtgttataactaatcatgaatcatattgataaatcatgatcatgcatggtgagtcccttagttgttatatgaattttccattggtattgtataacattacttattctttacaaactatttttatatcaaaatgggaaaaagaaaaaagaaaacattagtacttagatttgtttattttttataacatcaattaatttttattttcaataaaactctaaatctcattaaactatgaaatgcaggtatacacccttgggaaaacattatgaagaataaaaagaaaggagaaagaaacaacaacattttgggtttttagatgtgactcttatgccatacattataggacatcaatgttactttatttggtattgagaattttgggtttttggatgcaactcttgtgtcattttatgaTTAGCCGGTTTTATGTATATGAAATGCAGATATACATGAATGTTGGAatgcttaacatttctaaatcatattttaatatatattcacttttcttttttagttttggtgggtttgatgtactatcattttgtaaacatttgatatacaaatatcactggatgatgtaatgtattataggttaatccataagcattacgaaaatataagttaaatgtgatatgattattatatttatggacaaaatatacacaaattgatcttatttgttaataagcattacaaaaatcaacaggctaattaataaaaaacaaccatatcttccataatcatttacaatgatgtgacaccataactcaaaggtgat
The window above is part of the Vitis riparia cultivar Riparia Gloire de Montpellier isolate 1030 chromosome 12, EGFV_Vit.rip_1.0, whole genome shotgun sequence genome. Proteins encoded here:
- the LOC117925950 gene encoding protein PELPK2-like, coding for MAHHHEPSILLPLLLITLSLMSGKEVLASRHLLETALPTVPELHKVELPPLPTLPTLPKFELPPLPHVPTLQEPQLPTLPKPELPTVPHVPALEKPELPELPSLPHLPDLPKPTLPTIPTLPKDIPFPSLSPPHSTTSP